In Callospermophilus lateralis isolate mCalLat2 chromosome 15, mCalLat2.hap1, whole genome shotgun sequence, the genomic stretch AATCATCTAGGAGGTGGGACATAGGCTCCCTTCTGGCTGCCACAGGACTGGCTGTTGATTGCAAACCATCCCCTAAATATCACCTCGCAAGGACCAGGTGGAGCCTTGAATTCAGACCTGGCCCTGAAGGCCCTACCTGCCTGCATGTCTGCCAGTAGCTCCGCACAGTGGGGCGGTGCCCAGCCCACGTGGCAGTGACACTCCCTCTTGTGGTTGCACACCTGCAGGGACAGAGAGCCTTAGGGAATGTAGCCCATAGTGCAGCAGCTGTTCCTGCAGCATAAGGGCCCTGAGCCAGCTCTGCAAGCAGAGGCCCTCTGCACCCCTGCCCAGGTCACAACCCTGGGCTTGTAGGGGGGCATGACCACAGGCCTGATTCCAGGTCACCCTTCCAGCCTCAGCCCCAAGAAGGGGCCTGCTGAGATCTCCCATTAATGGACACACTGGGCAGGGCTGAGACCCCATTCCTACATCCAATGCTGCCACCACCAGTGGCTCTGTCAGATGCAGGCAATGGCAGCAGCTTCTGGGACACCAGGCAGGGGGCAGCTGTCCCTTGAGGCCACACGCACCCCATGGTTGTGGCACTGGGCGGAGCAGTTCTTGGATCTGTAGACCTGGAGGTCCTGGCAGCGCCCTTCCCAGCAAATCTGGAAGGCAGAGGGGGCCTCCTAAGCAGCTTGTCTGGACCCCTGCCCTGGCCCTATTCTCAAAACCAAAGGGCTAGGTCAGCTGACCACCCCGGAGGCCTCTGGAGGCCCAGAACCTCTGGAGTCCTGGGTTCTCGGCAATGCTATGGGTTCCAGAATATGAACTGGGAACAGGTGTCTCTGCCTCCCTCTCCCACCTCAGTCTCACCTGAAAGTGTACAGAGAACCCCCCACACACTCTACCAACAGACCTCTGAGTGTGAAAACCCATCTGCAGAGGGGCCTGTGTGGGACTCGTGTCCGGGCTGCCCACATGCCTGCATGGGGCATCTGGGCTACTCAGCTCACCTTCCCCTTATCACACCTGGTGCCCTGGGGCACAGGCTCATAGGCAGAGACCTCGCTGTCCATGCGCAGAGCTTGGCAATTGCCCGAGTAGGAACTGAGTGTACAGGAGCCACGCTCTGGGGGCTGCCGGCCCCCTGCACAGTACAGGACCCCACATCTGTCGGCCCTGTAGAGAGAGGGCAGGGCATGGTCCCAGCTGCACTGTGCACCACGCTCATGGCCCTGCACTCCAGGAGATAGGCAaaaccttccttccctccctaccCTACTTCCTCCCTTCTACCACGATGCTGAGGTCAAGCTGGGATCCTGGAAGGCAGGGTGAACCCCTGGAGGGCCACCTGCCCTACAAAGCTAGACTCCTCTCTGGGGACATCCTGTATCCTGGGCCTCTGCAGTCCAGCTCACCTGCCCATGCTGGGGGTGATCCTGCCTCTGCAGCCTGGAGAGATGCTGAAGGAGAAGCAGGTGTCTGCAGCAACCTGTGTACCTAGGAGCTAGAGCAGATTAGCTTGGCCAAGGACCACAGTCACCCCCGGAGGCTGGCCTGTATCCTGTGCTCACAGGCCTTACCTGGACCCCACAGTTCCTGGCACCGCTGGGCCAGTGTGGGGCAGTGCCCATTAAAGCAGTAGCCCCCAGGACAGGGTGTGCCGTTCTCCTGGAAGACATCCTCTGGGCACACTGGACTCCGGCCATCGCAGAACTCCTCCAGGTCACACTGGTCCCTCTGGGGGCGGCATGGCTCACCAGCTGGCTTCACCTGGCCCGTAGAGAGGTTCAATGTGAAACAGGCCCAGGAGTTGCTGCTATTGGTGTGGCTGCCCTCCTACCGCTGCCCTGGGCTCACCCTGCACTCATGGCAGCAGGTGCCATGGGCACACTTGGCCCCCTCAGCCAGCTGGCATGTTGTGGCATTGCAGCAGCGGTTCTGACAGTCCTGGGAGACAGGGGCATGAGCAGCTGCACCCTGGGCAAGAGCCAACTTCAGGGTGGATGGACCCCACCAACCACCAGGGGCAACCAGTGACCACTCTCCTTTGGACTCCCTTACAGATTGTTGGGGATCAAAGGAGAACAGAACTGACATGGGACACCCAAAAGCCATGTGTGTTGTGGTGCACAGGGCACCTGGCTTGGGTGGTCATCTCAGCACAAGGACAGAGGCCACATCCCTGATGCTAAGGAGCAGAGGGTGGGGTTGGGGCAGGACATACCTGGGGAGTGCCACAGTCACACTGCTCCCCACGCTCCACAAACATGTTCCCACACACAGGGCCTCCCACCATCCGGTCAGGGTCAGGGGCATTGGCCAGGCAGCCCGTCTGGGGTTTCTCCAGGAACATCTCTAGGTCAGTCCTGCTGCACCTGCTGAACGTCCTGGGGAACTTGGAGCTAAGAGCAGGGGGTATGGCTGTCAGGGGTCATTGTCACACTGCCCCTTCCCACCCACTGTGTCCCACAAGGCTTACCTCATGCTGGCCGCCATGATGCAGCCACCACCCTCCCGCGGCACGGGGCAGTAGCATCCCTGGACATTCTCGTCATGGTTCATGCCCAGGTTGTGGCCCAGTTCGTGGGCCATGGTGGATGCCACGCCAATAGGGTTCTGGCTGTGGTCCTGTGCAGAGGGCTGAGCTCACTGGGGCAGCGCCTTACCCATCCACCCAGAAGGTGAGGTGCTCCCTCACCTTCAGCACCTGGGGCTTGGTGCCGCTTCCTGCTAACCACCCCTTAAAACATAAAAACAGGTGTTGAACCCGTCCCCAGGGAGGTGGCCTCTCAGGTGTGCTCCAGGGACCTGCGAGACTGCCTCCATGTGTCCAGCTCAGCCTCTGGGCTGGCTGCCAACCCACAGGCCAGTTCCAGTAAACCTGGACAGGGGTTCCCTTTACCTGATTCACAGCCCCGGAGGCCCGAGAGCACAGGGCAGACACCTGAGCCAGTCCCACGGTGGTCCCGGTAAAGTCGACCCCCCTAGAAACACACGTGACACTGATGGCCTGAAAGTGGCTCCCCTAGCCCCTCCCCATGCCTCATGGCTCTGCCTGGAGAGTTTGCCCTAGAGGCCTGGGCTAGCCAGGGCCCTGCCATGGTGGGTTAGGGTGCAGGCCCTctcacgtgatgagctgcacattGTCATGGGGGTGTCTCCCCATCAGGTCCTGTGCCCGCCAGGAAAGGAAGTTCTCCAGGGTGATGTTGGCATGGGGGCTGATGgcgaccttgtctctgctccagaTCTCCAGGCCCACCAATACCACACGGAAATTGAGCTCCTGATAAAACTGCAGAAGACAGAAATCCTCGGGTCAGGCCTGGTTGGTGGAAGGTCAGTAAGGTAGGAGGCAGGGGGTGCCCTCCCATCTGCTTCTGGGGGACAGGGCACAGATGCAGGCCAGGTCCCAAGCTCAACACACAGAGCCCTGAGTTAGACCTTCTCTTGGTTGTCTTTCCTGCCCCACCTACTGTGGCCACTCCCCCTTCCCCCTTCCCCCAGCCACCTGGCTCCCCATGGACCTGTGTTGCTGAGGGGTCCTGAAAACCCTGCAGGAGCTGGAACCCTCCCAGGGCCCTACAAAGACCGCAGCCCACCTTGTCCACATGGTTCACCACCTCCAGCACACGCCTGCGCACGGCCTCTCTGCTCCCCAGCTGCTGGAACTGGGGACACAGGACCCTCAGGCTGGGCCAACACTATGTCCCAACCTGCCCAGCCCACTTGCCCCCATGCCCTCACCTCCTTGCTGTCTGTGACCACATACAGCTCCACATAGCGGGTATCTCGGGATAGGGGCCAGTTCTGGGGAGAATCATCAATCTTTCCAGCACAGTCTGCCCCAGAGACCACCACTGCCCAGTGTTAGGAGGACCATCAGGCAGCTCCAAGCAGAAAAGAGTCTGCTCCACAGCCACCTTCCAGGGCTTGGGGACGGCTCTGGGGCTGCAGACAGAAATACGCAGGCCCAAGCAAAGGGACCAGGGCAGGACCAGCCAGGTGGGCAAGATGTTGCTTACCCGGGGCTGAGGCCTGAAGGCTGCTGAGACCCGAGGCCCCAGAAGGTTGTCCAGGCTGGCATCGCTGACCCCACAAGTCCCAGCCTTCTGCTGCAGGTGCCTGGCCTGGTACACTGCATGCTGCCCTTCCTCACCACCTCCATCTAGAGGCTCGATCACATGGATGGCAGAGCCCACCCGGAAGAAGCCCCTGAGAAGGGGAGTCAAGTGAAAAAGTGGGCATCTCCAGCCCATCCCCACCTGCCCATCTGGGAAGACCGGGGGCTCTGATCTGCACCCCAACCAGTAACACAGACTCCCCAGGGCTGACACCTGGGCCCAGTAAGCAGGAGCGCAAGCTGGGTGGGCCTACCCCACAGGCTTGGCAGGGCTGGAAACTCCTCACGGAAGTCCAACAAGTGCCTCTGCACGTTTCAAACACGTGCAAGAAGGAAGCATGTCTCTAAGTCTAATCCCAAGCCCCTTCTTTCTTGGCCTTAGTTTACCCGTCTGTAGAGCGGGACATCCTGCCAGGGTCTGAGTACACACCTGAGGCCATCACATGTACTGAGGCTAGCAGCAGAGCTCTGGTGACCCTCCACGTGACCCTGGTAGAGGCAGTGGTCCTGTAGAAGTGTGAGAGGTCACAGGTCTGGCTCCCATGGCCCTACTGGCCCCAGGAAGGCAGCCCTATGCCTACCTGCCCATGCCCCTGCTCTGTCACCTCAGAGCCATTGGCAGCTGAATAAGTCTCTGTGTAGCCCACGCCCAGCAGGTCCCTGGAAAAGAACCGCAGGAGTTCCCTGAGCTCTAGCATGGGGGATGCAGGTGCTGAAGCCTGCACTGTTGCTGGCCAGGGCACCAACCTGAGGGTCAGCCCCCTGCTTACCTGTTTATCCGCAGGTGCAGGGTGAAGTTGTGTCCTCCGGCCCCAAGGACATAGCTCACACTCTCAGGGTACAGGCCCTGAATGGGGGTCAGGGTTGAGTAGTCTGCAGCCTTGGGCCTGCACTCCAGGCAGCCCAAGGGCTCCCAGGTGACTCTTGGGCCCATCAGGCTCAGACAGACCAGAAGGTGGAGGGgaaggtggagccaaaaaagaaaTAAGGCTCTTCACGCCTCCTGGCCTGTTTCTCCACCAGCCCCCAGATGGTAAGGACAATGCCACCTTTCCCTGGAGGACGCAGCAGGATGGGATGGATGTCCTGCTGGGCAGCCCTTACTGCCAGGACAGCAGAGAAAGTGGGGGAAGGGGTAGGGTGCATAGGCCCCTCCAGTGCCACCCCAGCCAGCCTCCTCCCAGCACCCTGTGACCTTGCTCCCTACACACCCCAGCCCCACACTTAACATGCTAAGCCTGCGACCCTCTGGACAATGCACATCTGCCTCTGGGCAGGTGGGAGCCCAGGGCAGCAGACAGGTCCACGGGTCCATGGCAGGTCCCTGGGGCACAGAGGCAAGGTCAGGGTAGGACAGGCCCCTCACTAGAAACACATCCACACACTCAAGCACAAACCTCACGGATACCCAGAGCCCATAGGTGGGTCCGCACACCCACTGGGCTTCAGGAATCCTCCTGGCAGGCCAGGAGCCCTTCTCAGTTCCCAGCCCGGGAAATCCCGGCCCAGCCCAGAGCCCCGGAAGGTGTGTCAGACACACGCAAAACCCTGCGGTGAGCCATCATCCCACTTCTCTTCTGGAGAGGAATCTGGCTGATCAGCCCCTGCCAAGTAAAACTGGGGTGTGGTGTGGACCAGCACAAGCACCCCTGCCCTTTTCCTGGGGCCagaggaccccccccccccccgccccccgtctGGCAGGGCTCCTGGAGGTGAGGCAATAAGCCTGATGCCCACCTGCAGGCCCCAGGCTCTGGCACAGGGTGGGGCAGGAGGAAGGAAGAAGGTGAGCCCAGGAGGGAGGGAAgcagaggccagcctcagggTCTGCCTGTGAGCCCTGGGGCCCTGCATTGCAGTACCCAGATACCCACACAGCACCCCACAGGAAAGGCTCTGAGGGGCTGCCTAGTGGGGACATCAGACTCACCCCGTGGGAGGGCAGAGCTCGGCGGGTGCGGGGACCAGGCAGACGTTTGGGCCACACCACCTCATACTGCTCCACGGGGGGCAAGGATGGGCTGAGTGCAATCGCTATGGGTAAGAGTGGTTAGCAGACATAAAGGCCTCCTCCCTAAGTGGCCCCCAGGCGGGTGTAAGCCTGCACCTCCCTGAGGCTATCGCCAAATGGCCCAGGAACCAGTGACTAGAAGGTCTTACCCCACAGCCCAGGTGAGGGCTTTGTGCCTAAAGACCTCAGGAGGAGGAGTGGGGGGAGGCAGATTGAGTGGCACACCATGTGTGCCAGAGACCCTGGAAGCCCAGCCTGGGACAAGTACACACAGGGGCTGGGGACAAGTCTCTTTGTCTCCTAtattctcaggatcccatctaacgGCACATAGCAGCCGACAGcagccacccccaccccaggctgCTTGCTTCCCGATGTCCTGGAAGCTTCTCGATATCCAGCTGCAGACCCAGGACCCAGCCCTCTCTGGTAACAGAGACCACCTACCTCAGACTTCTGTCCCTGAACACCTCACAAACCTCCAGGAGAGGTGACTGAAGCAGCCCTCTAGGAGTCCCAGGCTGAAACCATACCTCATCAGGAAGCTCCCAGGGCAGCCACCCCGCAGCCCCACAGTGGAACCCAGGAACCTGGCTCCTCCAGCAGCTGGAGCCGCCCTGCAACCCTCACCCCTGTGGTCTCAACGGTCCTGACAGGGAAACGCCCCAGGCGCCAGCTTCTCTTACAGTTCACATCTCAAAGTTCCTCCCTCGGGCCTCTGCCATACCCTGGCCTCTCTGAGTGACCACCCAGGTAACCCATTCCCCCAGGAACCAGCCTGAGGAAGGCCAGGTGACCCAGCTGGAGCCCTGGCCATCGATCAGAAGGCCACCCTGCCCCACGTCCTGAGAGGACTCCTGGGAACCACCCTCTTCCCACTCACCCTGGAGCCACAGTGCACAGAGCAGCCAGAGCCCGAGGCCGCCCATGGTGCTGCCCAGGGTCTTGTTGTGGTCTGGAGGGTCTTTGCGGAACTAAACTGAGAGCTCTGCGGGCTCCAGCCTAAGCACCCGCCTGGGGACCAGCCTGGCCAATCGCGTGGCAGAGGGGCGGGGCACATGCACCTGGGGAGGGCCTCCAGGGCAGCCGGGCTAGACTGAGTCCACTTCCTGGTGGCTTCCTGGTACCCTTTCATTTATGCTGGTCCCCCCCATTAACAAGGGCATGGGTGTGAACAGAACCTTGCCACTCCCTACAACTCCTAGTAACGCACGTGTACCTAGGGAGAACGAGGCCCCGCCTCTCCCAGGCCTGCCTGAGCTGTGGGGTCCAGCTACAAGGAGACAACTGAGGGGCAGTGACTTGTGTGTGTGAATCCTCTGACTTCCAGGGGAAAAGCAACCCCATGCAGGGTAAACAGGACCAGCCCTATGCCCTGCTCCAGGCCCCTGAGACCTCACTGGGGAGGAGCCAGACAGCTGCGGGTCCCAGCACAGATCATGTAGGTGTGGAGGCTGCCTAGGCTGGGGTCCATTCCCAGCTATGGGGTCCTTTTGGACCAAGCTCCCCGTGCAGCCCTGGTTTCCCACTCCCCCACCCTGTAGGGCAGGAGTGGCCCAGAATCAGAGCCTGATCCATGTGGGTCCTCCTTTGTCCTTTGCAGCAACATCCCCCACTTTTGGCCAGGCTTTGGGGTGCAGGTGCAGGCCAACCTCACAGCCTTCCCAGACTCACTCCAGCCAGGGGCGACCTAAGGGTCCTCAGTAGAGCCCAGCAACTCAGCCTCCCTTGTGATGTAGGGGAGGATCAGGGGCCAGACAGGGAGACATGGAGATGGCTACAGTAGGCTGGAGATGGAAAGGTGACACATTTCAGGCTAAGTTTAAAGGGGCATTGGCAAGAAGTTGGTGCCTTGGATGTTTTCCTGGGGACAGAGCTGAAGGGTCTGAGCTGGGGCAGGAGGGAACCTGTCACCTCCTTGCCCCAGCATGATGGCAGAGTCAGAAGCTAGGCAGTGGTAGCACAGATGGAAGCCATCTGCTGTCTGCATCAGTCCCAGGTGCCAGTGCTAGAGGAGTCCACAGGACACTGTGAGCAGGGAAGGAACTGCTGGGTAAGGCTGGCTTCCGCCTGAGCTCACAAATGACTTATGCATGCCCATCCCAAAGCTGGGAATGGGGCTCAATGCTAGAATGCGTGCCTAGCAGGCATGAGGTACTGtgttccacattaaaaaaaaaacccaaaaaaacccaCACCCAGTTTCACTTCTTCCCCATGTTCCTTGATGGCAAGTCACGTGACAGCAAAAGTTCAGGGTGTCGCATCTCCAGTCACATTACAGCAGAGACAAGACACCACTGCCAGGGCAGCCTCAGCTAACCAAGCAGCACTGCAGATGGCACCAGTAATGAACACTCAACAATCAGGGCCAACTCGGGCAGCCCAACAACACCCACAGAACCTCATCCCACAGGACAGACCCAATTCCACTTCAACTCAATCCAGCAGGAGGATCTGGGAGCCCGGAGTCCACAGCCCTGAGATTCGCCCTCCCCCTGCAAACCCTGCAGGAATAGCAGGAAGGGCCAGGACACAGGCCAACAGGTTCCTCTGCTCACGCCTGGCACTTCTCTGTGGCAAAGGGGTGGCATGTGGACGTTGTGTTCTTAGTTGTgcctccatatgctgcagatgggaAGCAGCAGTTGATGGCTGAAGCCAAGCAGCCCTGGCTCTGCAGATGTCCCTCTGCAAGGCAGCCACCACAGCTGCCCACCCTGGGACCTGTCTCAGGAAACCTCTCTGTGAGGCTCCAAGCCTCCGGAAACAGGCCTCTGGTCACCACTCCTCCTGGGCCCCTCCTCACTGCCCACCAGGCAGACGTGTAGaactggatttttaaaatgatatacaTGAAACTCAGCAGAAGGGCAGCTTGACCTGGGCATGACCAGAACACGCTACCCTGGCCAAGCAGTGCCACAGCTGGGCTGCCCACTGCAGAACGTCAGTCATTTAGTGAGCAAGGCCAGCATCTGATGAACAGAGGGAACCCAGCCCTCAGGGGACAGGAGAAGGGTCTCCACTCCTCAGGAGGTGCACCTCAGGGAGGAGGCAGCTGCCTAGGCACCAGAGGCGTGGCTTCACAGCAAGGTCCACTGCTGCACCCTAGTGTCTGAAGCAAGCACTGCTGAGGACCTGCAGCCCTAGTCCCCAGGCAGCTCTCATCCCCTACaccatgggttttttttttggatagcagggattgaactcaagggcactcaaccacgagCCACTtccccggccctattttgtattttatttagagacagggtcttactgagttgcttggcatcttaccattgctgaggctggctttgatcttgcaatcctcctgcctcaacctcccgaactgctgggattacatgcgtgCACCACCACGCCAGGCACCTATACCACATCTTATAATCAAATGCCTTGTTTTTACTTTGTCTTTATTTGAgacaaaaaaacaccaaaaaaggtGAAGCCTGATTTCAAAAGATAAATCAGGTAAGT encodes the following:
- the Adam8 gene encoding disintegrin and metalloproteinase domain-containing protein 8 isoform X1, which translates into the protein MGGLGLWLLCALWLQAIALSPSLPPVEQYEVVWPKRLPGPRTRRALPSHGGLYPESVSYVLGAGGHNFTLHLRINRDLLGVGYTETYSAANGSEVTEQGHGQDHCLYQGHVEGHQSSAASLSTCDGLRGFFRVGSAIHVIEPLDGGGEEGQHAVYQARHLQQKAGTCGVSDASLDNLLGPRVSAAFRPQPRNWPLSRDTRYVELYVVTDSKEFQQLGSREAVRRRVLEVVNHVDKFYQELNFRVVLVGLEIWSRDKVAISPHANITLENFLSWRAQDLMGRHPHDNVQLITGVDFTGTTVGLAQVSALCSRASGAVNQDHSQNPIGVASTMAHELGHNLGMNHDENVQGCYCPVPREGGGCIMAASMSSKFPRTFSRCSRTDLEMFLEKPQTGCLANAPDPDRMVGGPVCGNMFVERGEQCDCGTPQDCQNRCCNATTCQLAEGAKCAHGTCCHECRVKPAGEPCRPQRDQCDLEEFCDGRSPVCPEDVFQENGTPCPGGYCFNGHCPTLAQRCQELWGPGTQVAADTCFSFSISPGCRGRITPSMGRADRCGVLYCAGGRQPPERGSCTLSSYSGNCQALRMDSEVSAYEPVPQGTRCDKGKICWEGRCQDLQVYRSKNCSAQCHNHGVCNHKRECHCHVGWAPPHCAELLADMQAAPGSLLVSVLVPLVLLMAMLATLAGVMVHRKVWSRVPRRSVAPKTTMGLSNPLFQEAGSSGPTKGRAPGPPKLVSTTHPSQPVRATVAPKSLPPAPPVMSSPPFPVPIYPQKAPDQLRPAPPTKPLPKLKPKQPVKPTSAPPLPPVKPSAGETTPGMTQGVKGPKVALKPPIRR
- the Adam8 gene encoding disintegrin and metalloproteinase domain-containing protein 8 isoform X2, whose amino-acid sequence is MGGLGLWLLCALWLQAIALSPSLPPVEQYEVVWPKRLPGPRTRRALPSHGGLYPESVSYVLGAGGHNFTLHLRINRDLLGVGYTETYSAANGSEVTEQGHGQDHCLYQGHVEGHQSSAASLSTCDGLRGFFRVGSAIHVIEPLDGGGEEGQHAVYQARHLQQKAGTCGVSDASLDNLLGPRVSAAFRPQPRNWPLSRDTRYVELYVVTDSKEFQQLGSREAVRRRVLEVVNHVDKFYQELNFRVVLVGLEIWSRDKVAISPHANITLENFLSWRAQDLMGRHPHDNVQLITGVDFTGTTVGLAQVSALCSRASGAVNQDHSQNPIGVASTMAHELGHNLGMNHDENVQGCYCPVPREGGGCIMAASMSSKFPRTFSRCSRTDLEMFLEKPQTGCLANAPDPDRMVGGPVCGNMFVERGEQCDCGTPQVKPAGEPCRPQRDQCDLEEFCDGRSPVCPEDVFQENGTPCPGGYCFNGHCPTLAQRCQELWGPGTQVAADTCFSFSISPGCRGRITPSMGRADRCGVLYCAGGRQPPERGSCTLSSYSGNCQALRMDSEVSAYEPVPQGTRCDKGKICWEGRCQDLQVYRSKNCSAQCHNHGVCNHKRECHCHVGWAPPHCAELLADMQAAPGSLLVSVLVPLVLLMAMLATLAGVMVHRKVWSRVPRRSVAPKTTMGLSNPLFQEAGSSGPTKGRAPGPPKLVSTTHPSQPVRATVAPKSLPPAPPVMSSPPFPVPIYPQKAPDQLRPAPPTKPLPKLKPKQPVKPTSAPPLPPVKPSAGETTPGMTQGVKGPKVALKPPIRR
- the Adam8 gene encoding disintegrin and metalloproteinase domain-containing protein 8 isoform X3 is translated as MGGLGLWLLCALWLQAIALSPSLPPVEQYEVVWPKRLPGPRTRRALPSHGGLYPESVSYVLGAGGHNFTLHLRINRDLLGVGYTETYSAANGSEVTEQGHGQDHCLYQGHVEGHQSSAASLSTCDGLRGFFRVGSAIHVIEPLDGGGEEGQHAVYQARHLQQKAGTCGVSDASLDNLLGPRVSAAFRPQPRNWPLSRDTRYVELYVVTDSKEFQQLGSREAVRRRVLEVVNHVDKFYQELNFRVVLVGLEIWSRDKVAISPHANITLENFLSWRAQDLMGRHPHDNVQLITGVDFTGTTVGLAQVSALCSRASGAVNQDHSQNPIGVASTMAHELGHNLGMNHDENVQGCYCPVPREGGGCIMAASMSSKFPRTFSRCSRTDLEMFLEKPQTGCLANAPDPDRMVGGPVCGNMFVERGEQCDCGTPQDCQNRCCNATTCQLAEGAKCAHGTCCHECRVKPAGEPCRPQRDQCDLEEFCDGRSPVCPEDVFQENGTPCPGGYCFNGHCPTLAQRCQELWGPGTQVAADTCFSFSISPGCRGRITPSMGRADRCGVLYCAGGRQPPERGSCTLSSYSGNCQALRMDSEVSAYEPVPQGTRCDKGKICWEGRCQDLQVYRSKNCSAQCHNHGVCNHKRECHCHVGWAPPHCAELLADMQAAPGSLLVSVLVPLVLLMAMLATLAGVMVHRKVWSRVPRRSVAPKTTMGLSNPLFQEAGSSGPTKGRAPGPPKLVSTTHPSQPVRATVAPKSLPPAPPVMSSPPFPVPIYPQKAPDQLRPAPPTKPLPKLKPKQNLWEQVGP